The Streptomyces collinus DNA segment CCGGGTTGCTCCCGCCGTCGGACGACCCTGCGGCCCCGGTTCGGCAGCGTGTCCGGCGTGGACACGCATACCGAACACAAGCCGGCCAGGCCGCGCCCGGGCCCGCCGCCAAGACTCGGCCGCCCGGCCCGCCGGGCCGCTCTCGTCGTGCACGTCATCGCCTCCGCCGGCTGGCTCGGGCTCACGCTGGGGCTGCTCGCGCTCGGGATCACCGCCGCCGCCAACGGATCCGCCGCGACCGTGGAGGCCTCCGTCCGGGCCATGAAGCTCTTCGCCGACTGGCTCCTGCTGCCCCTCGCGTTCCTCACGCTCCTCAGCGGCCTGCTGCTGTCACTGGGCACGAAGTGGGGCCTGGCCAGGTACCGCTGGGTGTACACGAAGTTCTGGCTGACCCTCGCCACGACCACCGCCACGGTGTTCGCGCTGCGCCCCGGGGTGAACTCCGCGGTCACGGCCGTCGCCGCGGGCGGGCCGCTGCCGGACGCCGGTGTCGTGCTGTTCGGGCCG contains these protein-coding regions:
- a CDS encoding DUF2269 domain-containing protein gives rise to the protein MHVIASAGWLGLTLGLLALGITAAANGSAATVEASVRAMKLFADWLLLPLAFLTLLSGLLLSLGTKWGLARYRWVYTKFWLTLATTTATVFALRPGVNSAVTAVAAGGPLPDAGVVLFGPVVSLSAYVFMTVISVLKPWGKTRRGSEMPRVFA